A single genomic interval of Adhaeribacter pallidiroseus harbors:
- a CDS encoding multidrug effflux MFS transporter, translated as MVNHPIAQNSSARYTLFIILTLGILTAIGSISIDMYLPAFPVMAQYFKVPIVKIEHSVTVFLFGMAFGQLFIGPLSDVWGRTRPLKIGLLTYILCAVAGMLTSHFALFLVWRFVQGLAGSTCQVISRALVNDLYGGRKAAHVFTLLQIIMGVSPILAPTIGGFLATAGTWQYLFLLMALISGVALLGCFTVLPPGKVPAVNKTLNLSAIRFGYAQAIKNPAFINYALVRAITNSAAFSFITASPFVFTQLYHLSKKQYGFLFSGLAIGVITAGVVNTFLLKHFSIKHITQKATMVQMLAVFAGIFIIYFQAPLAVLLGILLVFTSMLGLILPNVTALYLAAVPAHNGSASALIGSMSYLSAFFITSLLSLLHNNTAYPMIIMMWCCTVVAFICLRYRT; from the coding sequence TTGGTAAATCACCCAATTGCCCAAAACAGCTCGGCCAGGTATACCCTGTTCATTATTCTTACCTTAGGCATCCTCACGGCCATTGGGTCTATTTCCATTGATATGTACTTGCCGGCTTTTCCGGTGATGGCCCAATATTTTAAAGTGCCGATTGTTAAAATCGAGCATTCGGTAACGGTATTTCTTTTCGGAATGGCCTTCGGGCAATTGTTTATTGGTCCGTTATCGGATGTATGGGGCCGGACTAGGCCGTTAAAAATTGGTTTGCTGACTTATATCTTGTGTGCGGTGGCGGGCATGCTCACCAGCCATTTTGCCCTGTTTTTAGTTTGGCGGTTTGTGCAAGGATTAGCCGGGAGCACCTGCCAGGTAATTTCCCGGGCTTTGGTAAATGATTTATACGGCGGCCGGAAAGCAGCCCATGTTTTTACGCTGCTGCAAATCATTATGGGCGTTTCCCCAATACTGGCACCTACAATTGGCGGCTTTTTGGCCACCGCCGGCACCTGGCAATATTTGTTTTTGCTGATGGCCCTGATCTCGGGAGTGGCGTTGCTTGGGTGCTTTACCGTATTACCACCTGGCAAAGTGCCCGCCGTAAATAAAACACTTAATCTTTCGGCAATCCGGTTTGGTTACGCGCAAGCTATCAAAAATCCGGCTTTTATTAATTATGCTTTAGTACGGGCAATTACCAACAGCGCTGCTTTTTCGTTTATTACGGCTTCTCCTTTTGTATTTACCCAACTGTACCACCTAAGTAAAAAGCAATATGGATTTCTATTTTCGGGGCTGGCCATAGGTGTTATTACCGCCGGGGTTGTTAATACTTTTTTACTGAAACATTTCTCAATTAAACATATTACCCAAAAGGCTACTATGGTGCAAATGTTAGCTGTTTTTGCGGGTATTTTTATTATTTATTTTCAGGCGCCGTTAGCAGTATTATTGGGGATATTGTTGGTATTTACGAGCATGCTGGGCCTGATCTTGCCTAATGTTACGGCGTTGTACCTGGCGGCGGTGCCGGCTCACAATGGGTCTGCTTCGGCGCTGATAGGGTCTATGAGTTACTTGTCGGCTTTCTTTATTACTTCCCTGCTGAGTTTGCTGCACAACAATACTGCTTACCCCATGATTATTATGATGTGGTGCTGCACCGTTGTAGCATTTATTTGCCTGCGGTACAGAACTTAA
- a CDS encoding SMP-30/gluconolactonase/LRE family protein: MMNKQFVKSCVLGSLLLGFAHLSSPVLGQTVSLNKKWETSATLKEPESVLYDKANKVLYVSNINNPAGNADGNGSIGRVSLNGNIQKVEWVVGGMDSPKGLGLAKGLLYVADLTKVVVIDTKTAKVVRTIPVNDAGMLNDITVDAQGVVYVSDSDKKRVYRLNNNQAEVWLEKDFFQKPNGLLAHQNKFYLIDMTAGIFYEVDTKTKELRQIAEGLKGGDGIIPYGKDFIISNWNGEINYVTAGGQVTKLLDTKAEKVNAADIEYIPEQNLLLVPTFFANKVVAYQVKK, from the coding sequence ATGATGAATAAGCAATTCGTAAAATCGTGTGTTTTGGGCAGCCTGTTGTTGGGTTTCGCTCACCTAAGTAGCCCGGTGCTGGGCCAAACGGTAAGTTTAAATAAAAAGTGGGAAACCAGCGCAACCCTAAAAGAGCCAGAGTCGGTGTTGTACGATAAAGCGAACAAGGTGCTTTATGTTTCCAATATTAATAATCCGGCGGGTAACGCCGATGGCAACGGCTCTATTGGTCGGGTTTCTTTAAACGGCAATATCCAGAAAGTAGAGTGGGTAGTAGGCGGCATGGATTCGCCAAAAGGTTTGGGCTTAGCCAAAGGGCTTTTGTACGTAGCCGATTTAACTAAAGTAGTGGTAATTGATACCAAAACGGCCAAAGTGGTACGTACCATTCCGGTAAACGATGCTGGCATGTTAAACGACATTACCGTAGATGCGCAAGGCGTCGTGTATGTGTCGGACTCGGATAAAAAACGAGTATACCGCCTGAATAATAACCAGGCCGAAGTGTGGCTGGAAAAAGACTTTTTTCAAAAACCCAATGGCTTGCTGGCGCATCAAAATAAATTTTACCTGATTGATATGACGGCCGGCATTTTTTACGAAGTAGATACAAAGACCAAAGAACTACGCCAAATAGCCGAAGGCTTAAAAGGCGGCGACGGTATTATTCCGTACGGCAAAGATTTTATTATCTCTAATTGGAACGGCGAAATTAACTACGTAACCGCTGGTGGCCAGGTAACCAAGTTGCTCGATACCAAAGCCGAAAAAGTAAATGCCGCCGATATTGAATACATACCCGAACAGAATTTACTTCTGGTACCTACTTTTTTCGCGAATAAAGTTGTGGCCTACCAGGTTAAAAAGTAA
- a CDS encoding aldose epimerase family protein has translation MKTSSLLLLAYYALFHAFNNPASGKAKAGITQAIFGTMPDGKEAHLFTLTNAAGMEVKITNYGGHIVTWTAPDKNNKQENITLGVPTFADYLKGTPAFGPIIGRYGNRIAKGKLVLNGKEYNLPTNGSGNHMHGGKVGFDKKLWNATPVNGAEPALKLHYTSPDGEEGYPGTLNVDVTYTLQKDNALRIDYRATTDKVTVVNLTNHAYFNLSGMKRDVLNQQLLIKADKFLPTDPTQIPTGELKPVKGTPFDFTKPTVVGARINDTTDTQVKYGFGYDHCWVFTDQSKKLKLGATVYEPKSGRFMEMYTTEPGVQIYTGNHLNGKVQGVEGVPYTRRFGLCLETQHFPDSPNHPNFPSTTLRPGENYQSTTVYKLSVK, from the coding sequence ATGAAAACCAGTAGCTTGTTGCTCTTGGCATATTATGCGCTGTTCCATGCTTTTAACAATCCGGCATCAGGTAAAGCCAAAGCCGGTATTACCCAAGCAATCTTTGGTACCATGCCCGACGGGAAAGAAGCGCATTTGTTTACGCTCACCAATGCGGCCGGCATGGAAGTAAAAATTACCAATTACGGGGGCCACATCGTTACCTGGACGGCTCCGGATAAAAACAATAAACAGGAAAATATAACCTTAGGGGTACCTACTTTCGCCGATTATTTAAAAGGAACGCCGGCTTTCGGACCGATTATTGGCCGCTACGGCAACCGCATTGCAAAAGGTAAACTGGTGCTGAACGGCAAAGAATATAATTTACCCACCAACGGCAGCGGCAACCACATGCACGGGGGCAAAGTAGGTTTTGATAAAAAATTGTGGAATGCCACACCGGTAAATGGGGCCGAGCCCGCTTTAAAATTGCACTATACTTCCCCGGACGGCGAAGAAGGTTACCCGGGTACGTTGAACGTGGACGTTACCTACACCTTGCAAAAAGATAATGCCTTGCGCATTGATTACCGGGCTACTACTGATAAAGTAACCGTGGTGAATTTAACCAACCACGCGTATTTTAATTTGAGCGGGATGAAACGCGATGTTTTAAACCAACAACTCCTGATTAAAGCTGATAAATTTTTGCCAACCGATCCCACGCAAATTCCGACGGGTGAATTGAAACCGGTAAAGGGAACGCCTTTTGATTTTACCAAACCTACCGTAGTGGGTGCCCGCATTAACGACACTACCGATACGCAAGTTAAATACGGTTTTGGCTACGACCATTGCTGGGTATTTACCGATCAATCTAAAAAATTAAAATTAGGAGCCACGGTTTACGAACCCAAAAGCGGCCGCTTCATGGAAATGTACACCACCGAACCGGGTGTGCAAATTTACACCGGCAATCATTTAAACGGGAAAGTCCAGGGAGTAGAAGGCGTGCCTTATACGAGGCGATTTGGTCTGTGCCTCGAGACGCAGCATTTCCCCGATTCGCCGAATCATCCCAATTTTCCGAGTACTACGCTTCGGCCCGGTGAGAATTACCAATCTACTACGGTTTATAAATTGTCCGTAAAGTAA
- a CDS encoding DUF7619 domain-containing protein, whose product MRTLLLATLLFLTSFLVRAQVPELKLNRTFGTPIDSPWDIALDKDNFLYVLEDNFINKFNPQGVLINSFAFNSENGAMNLALDNDGNMYFLNLTEYTIQKYNPQGDLMLEVGSRGHKQGQIWFSNGLALDEAGNIYIAEVENDRIQKFDAKGKFVFEFKLPDSPKKFNKPMAVTVSKSGIIYILTEDYRIVKINNQGQLLENFNITLSNFEVSGGFVNTLVLDENENMYITNSIEGKIHKFTSSGQYLQSYGNPYPQPGFLNRERIRLAINSEGNLYVSDKMEEGSSDIHIFSPDGSLIKRFGGFKFAKAITQDYQNDFYLVALTSDPLIRKYNQNGGLEFQFGSTDWKEGAFVTPVTSKTDELGNLYVLENENTYNWTRIQKFNKEGKFVAKYENFGADAQNSKFTDFALDIHGNMYVTDYYQGCIRKLNSSGEYLGKIITHGTGKGKIYFPKALDVDHKGSIYVSDYNGDRIQKFTPDGRVILEMNASGTPGDSVDFHQPASLAVDLSGNIYAWNGKNNFIRRYDASGHEAPSLEGVAGKISINQNSTRILILNDFFVYEYLVENTTKQSFITGKIYQDTNRNCQFDDNEKPLPYIVVTAEPGTYYGVSDEQGNYSIPVGTGNYTLKTLLPQEIGRTITSTCPDAFNQIIAVPYFDTVVNGLNFGNQVSSNSILNVEVASNRRRRCFRNTTMVTYANTGFATSQNAKVMVQLPEFVHFISANAEYTQDSKGNYIFAVGVLQPNQRGTITIIDSVSCNDPSIRGLTVCTKAWITPANTYTTPSNWNKAEISVTGKITTEEQARFVIQNQGQGNMTDSLAFRVFQDVDLVLKSKYQLVAGDSLVLRFTPTGRVVRVEVDQPEGHPLKATASTNLEVKSKNAARAPEPLMMAYPPDDSEPEISEDCQPILDSYDPNDKQAIPVGLTANHYTPTNTPLRYTIRFQNTGNDVAYRVVVVDTLAEDLDVSTLQVGASSHAYTLSISGKIQPILTFTFDNILLPDSTHNQAGSNGFISFSIKPKLNLPEKKEIKNYADIFFDYNEPVRTNTTVNQIYDVPRVVNAGKQLKVQNIITMPTIHSFSPAQSRTGEVVIILGSNFGTNLTENTVTFNGVKATILSTSPEELTVRVPNNALSGKIKITTPDGVAQSQTDYFIFQAPTLTGISVNEGVTGQVITLTGKYFAPELALDTVLFNKTPAKVLAASETSLQVAVPAAARRSKILIKTRGGQAESAQEFRIWYPPVITGFNSAKGKAGTILTITGNDFAEETSRNKVQFAGIPSQVMQATATALRVQVPAEAISGDIQVETPGGVTHSPTAFTFIPAPVITSFTPSSGNAGTVITIKGRNFNADNQADTVLINKEAAKILKISQTSLVVEAPKGVRSGTLTVAGAGGRAGSSEFLVLDLNPKEALTVYPNPTQETIIINWYKANFTVESLDIYNAVGKRVLTENLKNSSKDERQLSLRALPAGIYTMRLQTSEGAVVKQIIRL is encoded by the coding sequence ATGCGTACACTTTTACTAGCAACATTACTTTTTTTAACTTCTTTTCTTGTTCGGGCTCAGGTGCCGGAATTAAAACTAAACCGCACTTTTGGTACTCCCATTGATTCTCCCTGGGACATAGCTCTCGATAAGGATAATTTCCTGTATGTTTTGGAAGACAATTTTATTAACAAATTTAATCCACAAGGAGTGCTGATTAATTCATTCGCTTTTAATAGTGAAAATGGAGCAATGAATTTGGCTTTAGATAATGATGGAAACATGTATTTTTTAAATCTCACAGAATATACTATCCAAAAGTATAATCCGCAGGGAGATTTAATGTTAGAAGTCGGTTCAAGGGGCCACAAACAAGGCCAAATTTGGTTTTCAAATGGATTAGCTTTAGACGAAGCTGGCAATATATACATAGCTGAAGTCGAAAACGACCGAATACAGAAATTTGATGCTAAAGGTAAATTTGTATTTGAATTTAAACTCCCTGATTCACCCAAAAAATTTAATAAGCCAATGGCTGTTACGGTTAGCAAAAGTGGAATTATATATATTTTAACTGAAGATTACCGGATTGTTAAAATAAATAATCAAGGCCAATTACTCGAAAACTTTAATATTACTCTTTCAAACTTTGAAGTTTCTGGAGGTTTCGTAAATACTTTGGTTCTGGATGAAAATGAGAATATGTATATTACTAACTCAATAGAAGGCAAAATTCATAAGTTTACCTCCTCTGGACAGTATTTACAGAGTTATGGCAATCCATACCCCCAACCAGGTTTTTTAAATAGGGAAAGAATAAGGCTGGCTATAAATTCAGAAGGAAACTTGTATGTTTCTGATAAGATGGAAGAAGGCTCCAGTGACATTCATATTTTTAGCCCAGATGGAAGTTTAATAAAAAGATTTGGCGGATTTAAGTTTGCGAAAGCAATAACCCAAGACTATCAAAATGATTTTTATCTGGTAGCGTTAACCTCAGATCCACTTATAAGAAAATACAATCAGAATGGAGGTTTAGAATTTCAATTTGGATCTACAGACTGGAAAGAAGGGGCATTTGTGACTCCAGTTACTTCGAAAACAGACGAATTGGGTAACTTATACGTTCTCGAAAACGAAAATACATACAATTGGACTCGAATTCAAAAGTTTAATAAGGAGGGAAAATTCGTAGCCAAATACGAAAACTTTGGTGCGGATGCTCAGAATAGCAAGTTCACTGATTTTGCATTGGATATTCATGGTAATATGTATGTAACGGATTATTACCAAGGCTGCATTCGCAAACTTAATTCATCTGGCGAGTATCTTGGAAAAATAATTACCCATGGTACAGGTAAAGGAAAGATATACTTTCCCAAGGCACTTGATGTAGATCATAAGGGTAGCATTTATGTTTCCGATTATAATGGTGATCGCATTCAGAAATTTACTCCGGATGGTAGGGTAATACTCGAGATGAACGCTTCGGGTACTCCGGGAGACTCCGTTGATTTCCATCAACCTGCCTCCCTGGCGGTAGATTTATCCGGAAATATTTATGCCTGGAATGGAAAAAATAATTTCATTCGCCGGTATGATGCATCTGGACACGAAGCACCTAGTTTAGAAGGCGTTGCTGGTAAAATATCCATCAATCAAAACAGTACGCGCATACTCATTCTGAATGACTTTTTTGTTTATGAGTATTTAGTTGAAAATACAACAAAGCAAAGTTTCATTACTGGAAAAATCTACCAGGATACGAACAGAAACTGCCAGTTCGATGACAATGAAAAACCCTTGCCTTATATTGTAGTAACGGCTGAGCCGGGTACCTACTATGGGGTTTCGGATGAACAAGGTAATTATTCTATACCGGTAGGCACTGGCAATTATACCCTTAAAACTCTTTTGCCACAAGAAATTGGAAGAACTATAACTTCCACCTGCCCAGATGCTTTTAACCAAATTATTGCGGTTCCGTATTTCGACACCGTAGTTAATGGTCTAAACTTTGGTAACCAAGTAAGTTCCAACTCCATATTGAATGTGGAAGTAGCTTCTAACCGGCGCCGGCGTTGCTTCCGGAATACCACTATGGTTACTTACGCGAACACGGGTTTTGCTACGTCCCAAAATGCCAAAGTAATGGTGCAATTACCAGAGTTTGTTCATTTTATTTCGGCTAATGCCGAGTACACCCAAGATAGTAAAGGCAACTACATTTTTGCAGTGGGTGTCTTGCAACCAAACCAGCGGGGCACCATTACCATTATCGACTCTGTTTCCTGCAACGATCCTTCCATCCGGGGTTTAACAGTTTGCACCAAAGCCTGGATTACACCGGCCAATACGTATACTACACCTTCTAACTGGAACAAAGCCGAAATAAGTGTTACGGGTAAAATAACAACAGAAGAACAAGCCCGTTTTGTAATTCAAAACCAAGGACAAGGCAACATGACGGATAGCTTGGCTTTCCGGGTTTTTCAGGATGTGGATTTGGTTTTAAAAAGCAAATACCAATTGGTGGCTGGCGATAGCCTGGTGCTCCGTTTTACCCCAACTGGCCGGGTAGTGCGCGTGGAAGTAGACCAGCCGGAAGGCCACCCTCTAAAAGCTACGGCCAGCACTAACCTGGAAGTAAAAAGCAAGAATGCGGCGCGAGCGCCCGAACCACTCATGATGGCCTACCCGCCCGATGATTCCGAACCCGAAATATCCGAAGATTGCCAGCCCATTTTAGATTCTTATGACCCCAACGATAAGCAGGCAATTCCGGTTGGCCTTACGGCTAACCATTATACCCCCACCAACACGCCTTTACGCTATACCATCCGGTTTCAGAATACGGGTAACGATGTGGCTTACCGGGTAGTAGTAGTAGATACTTTAGCGGAGGATCTGGATGTAAGCACTTTGCAGGTAGGTGCTTCTTCGCACGCGTATACTTTAAGTATTTCGGGAAAAATACAGCCAATTTTAACTTTTACTTTTGATAATATCTTATTGCCCGACAGTACTCACAACCAGGCGGGCAGCAATGGCTTTATCAGTTTTAGTATAAAGCCTAAACTAAACCTGCCGGAAAAGAAAGAAATTAAAAATTATGCCGATATCTTCTTCGATTACAACGAGCCTGTGCGGACGAACACCACCGTTAACCAAATCTACGACGTACCGCGGGTAGTAAATGCCGGTAAGCAGTTAAAAGTGCAAAATATTATTACCATGCCAACCATACATAGCTTTTCACCGGCACAAAGCCGGACTGGAGAAGTGGTTATTATTCTGGGTAGTAATTTTGGGACTAACCTGACTGAAAATACTGTTACGTTTAATGGCGTTAAAGCAACTATATTGAGCACCTCACCGGAGGAACTTACTGTTAGGGTGCCAAATAATGCTCTTTCGGGTAAAATAAAAATTACTACCCCCGATGGTGTAGCCCAAAGCCAAACAGATTACTTTATTTTTCAAGCACCAACCCTCACGGGTATTTCGGTAAACGAAGGTGTAACGGGCCAGGTAATTACTTTAACCGGAAAATATTTTGCGCCGGAACTAGCCTTGGATACTGTTCTATTTAATAAAACGCCGGCCAAAGTTCTGGCAGCATCGGAAACCAGTTTACAAGTAGCAGTACCGGCTGCCGCCAGGCGCAGTAAAATTTTAATAAAAACCCGCGGCGGACAAGCTGAAAGTGCCCAGGAATTTAGAATATGGTACCCACCCGTAATTACTGGTTTTAACTCAGCCAAAGGGAAAGCCGGTACTATTTTGACTATAACAGGAAATGACTTTGCCGAAGAGACTTCGCGCAACAAGGTGCAGTTTGCCGGCATTCCGAGCCAGGTAATGCAGGCAACCGCTACGGCACTGCGCGTACAAGTACCAGCTGAGGCCATCTCGGGCGACATTCAAGTGGAAACGCCGGGCGGAGTTACCCACTCTCCTACGGCCTTTACGTTTATTCCGGCGCCAGTTATTACTTCCTTTACTCCCAGTAGTGGCAATGCGGGAACGGTCATTACCATCAAAGGCCGAAATTTTAATGCCGATAACCAGGCGGATACCGTATTGATTAATAAGGAGGCGGCCAAAATTTTAAAAATTAGCCAAACTTCTTTGGTAGTGGAGGCGCCCAAAGGGGTGCGTTCCGGAACATTAACCGTAGCGGGAGCAGGTGGTAGAGCGGGCAGCTCGGAGTTTTTAGTTTTAGATTTAAACCCCAAAGAGGCCTTAACTGTTTATCCGAATCCCACGCAGGAAACCATTATAATTAATTGGTATAAAGCTAACTTTACGGTAGAAAGCCTGGACATATACAATGCCGTAGGGAAGCGGGTTCTGACCGAAAATTTAAAAAATAGTTCGAAAGATGAACGACAACTTTCGCTTCGTGCGCTGCCGGCCGGAATATATACCATGCGGTTACAAACCTCGGAAGGTGCCGTGGTTAAACAAATAATTCGGCTGTAA
- a CDS encoding carbohydrate-binding protein encodes MKKLNNNLIKVYSLLSGSRRLLCFILVTATLFFTGCEKDWPNSNKDIKYSETSNLSTTDPYEAEMAVLSGVVVSANQPGYTGSGFADYVNASGDYIEWTINSTITGSFALEFRYANGGTTNRPLKVQVNGATVAANLSFSPTNGWAKWSISAVNANLVVGPNKIRLTATGSNGPNIDYLALKAAVNQSGKLEAENALLSGAVVTNNQPGYTGTGFADYVHASGDFVEWAIPAAAAGSFSLQFRYANGGTTNRPLQLQVNGVTVAARLAFPSTGSFANWSLVSASANLIAGANTVRLTTTGSNGPNLDNLSYSSGTTKHVLYLVDNGFSKLLFLNQKDSSKNWTVAIPDGSRDLQLVANNKLLVSHGNGAAEYDRATGAKGWSISNYSGVSTAQRLANGNTLLGWSKAASGGMPAKVILSEVNSTGKEVKQVTINYITTFRLARRLPNGNTLITGDANGDKKYKVFEVNANGTIIWQQLLYGGKGYVANRLANGNTYATMGPVGDLYEPGKDDNKVLQLSSTGSVVKFWGGMANHPNARLKKFSGYSVVPGNGNLLVANWLGDGNVGTGPHAVEFDANNNLVWSWEDHSAAKTITNLLVVD; translated from the coding sequence ATGAAAAAGCTAAACAACAATTTAATTAAGGTCTATTCTTTACTTTCCGGAAGCAGGCGACTTCTTTGTTTTATTTTAGTTACGGCTACTTTGTTTTTTACGGGTTGTGAAAAAGACTGGCCCAATTCAAACAAAGACATTAAGTATTCAGAAACCTCTAACTTAAGTACTACAGACCCATACGAAGCCGAAATGGCAGTTTTGAGTGGAGTAGTAGTTTCGGCCAATCAGCCTGGCTACACCGGATCTGGTTTTGCTGATTACGTAAACGCCTCCGGTGATTATATTGAGTGGACTATTAATTCTACCATTACCGGCTCTTTTGCATTGGAGTTCAGGTATGCCAACGGAGGAACCACCAACCGGCCTTTAAAAGTACAAGTAAATGGAGCAACTGTGGCGGCAAACCTTAGCTTTTCACCAACTAATGGCTGGGCCAAATGGTCTATTTCTGCGGTAAATGCTAATTTGGTGGTGGGCCCAAATAAAATTAGATTAACCGCAACGGGTAGCAATGGGCCAAACATCGATTATCTGGCGTTGAAAGCTGCCGTAAATCAATCCGGAAAGTTGGAGGCCGAAAATGCGCTTTTAAGTGGTGCCGTAGTAACTAATAATCAACCTGGGTATACCGGTACTGGTTTTGCTGATTATGTACATGCCTCCGGTGATTTTGTCGAATGGGCTATACCAGCAGCAGCAGCAGGTTCTTTTTCCCTGCAATTTAGATACGCCAATGGCGGAACTACGAATCGCCCTTTACAACTGCAGGTGAACGGAGTTACCGTAGCAGCTAGGCTTGCTTTTCCATCAACGGGTAGTTTTGCCAACTGGTCTCTGGTTTCCGCATCCGCTAATTTAATAGCGGGAGCTAATACAGTAAGATTAACCACTACTGGTTCTAATGGGCCAAATTTAGATAATCTTAGTTATAGCAGCGGCACAACCAAACACGTGCTTTACCTGGTCGATAATGGGTTTAGCAAGCTTCTTTTCCTGAATCAAAAAGACTCTTCGAAGAACTGGACCGTGGCAATCCCCGACGGTTCGCGCGACCTGCAGTTAGTCGCTAACAATAAACTGCTGGTAAGTCACGGCAATGGTGCTGCTGAATACGATCGTGCTACAGGTGCTAAAGGTTGGTCAATCAGTAACTACTCGGGTGTTTCAACGGCGCAGCGCCTCGCTAATGGCAATACCTTGCTGGGTTGGTCAAAGGCGGCATCCGGAGGCATGCCCGCTAAAGTTATTTTATCGGAAGTAAACAGCACCGGCAAAGAAGTTAAACAAGTTACCATCAACTACATTACCACCTTCCGCCTGGCCCGCCGGTTACCAAACGGTAATACTTTAATTACCGGTGATGCCAACGGCGATAAGAAATATAAAGTGTTTGAGGTAAATGCAAACGGTACTATTATCTGGCAACAATTACTGTATGGTGGTAAGGGCTACGTCGCCAACCGGCTCGCGAACGGCAACACGTATGCTACCATGGGACCGGTCGGTGACTTATACGAACCCGGTAAAGACGACAACAAGGTGCTACAACTGAGCTCAACCGGCTCTGTTGTGAAGTTCTGGGGCGGCATGGCCAATCACCCCAATGCGAGACTAAAAAAATTCTCCGGCTACAGCGTGGTTCCCGGCAATGGCAACCTTCTCGTCGCCAATTGGCTCGGCGATGGCAACGTGGGCACGGGCCCGCACGCGGTAGAATTCGACGCTAACAACAACTTAGTATGGAGTTGGGAAGATCACTCGGCCGCCAAGACCATTACCAACTTGCTCGTAGTGGACTAG
- a CDS encoding PRC-barrel domain-containing protein, which translates to MNENDLMQDNITGQNQEGSNANWPVKILTATSIIGDPVDNAQGENLGKIKDLMLDIHAGHITYVVLEQSGILGINEKLFAIPFKALQLDNANEKFILNASKEQFEQAPGFDKDHWPGTNSHNYYQGAGSYWGNFMGPSTGNSLT; encoded by the coding sequence ATGAACGAGAACGATTTAATGCAAGATAATATCACCGGTCAGAACCAGGAAGGAAGCAATGCCAATTGGCCGGTCAAGATCTTAACCGCTACTTCTATTATCGGCGATCCGGTAGATAATGCGCAAGGTGAAAACCTGGGCAAGATCAAGGACCTTATGTTGGACATTCACGCCGGCCATATTACCTACGTAGTACTGGAACAATCCGGAATTTTAGGTATTAACGAAAAATTATTTGCCATTCCATTTAAAGCTTTACAACTCGATAATGCCAACGAGAAATTTATTTTAAACGCCAGCAAAGAGCAATTTGAGCAAGCCCCCGGTTTCGACAAAGACCATTGGCCCGGCACCAACAGCCACAATTACTACCAAGGAGCCGGTTCTTATTGGGGAAATTTTATGGGTCCGAGTACCGGCAATTCCTTGACCTAG
- a CDS encoding AcvB/VirJ family lysyl-phosphatidylglycerol hydrolase, with the protein MNGTSKKSNTPLNRISRNFSRLWQRKKAILMGFSFNAAIILFSYTVLPMSV; encoded by the coding sequence ATTAATGGTACCAGTAAAAAATCTAATACTCCATTAAACCGCATTAGCCGTAATTTTAGCAGGCTATGGCAAAGAAAAAAAGCAATTTTAATGGGCTTTTCTTTTAATGCCGCGATAATTTTGTTCAGTTACACTGTTTTACCAATGTCAGTTTAA